The genomic window ATGCACGATGTTCCATTTTGGAGCTATTTCTGCCAAATCTCAGATTCAACAACTAGTTATGGTTCTTACTCTGGGGCAGTTCCAAATGAAAAAATCACTTGGGGTAAATTAGACATCAAAACCCCTAAATTTATTATTGAATCGGATGCTACAATTGTTGCTCCGTTAATTTTTGCATACTTATTAGATTTATAAGATAATTTATGAAAAGAGTTATAGTAGACTACGCCAAACTTACCAACGAAATTTTAAACCTTTTGGTTGAGAAATTTCCTGATGGTTATGATGATTCGGATGTAATCCGTTTTAGAAATGCTAAAAACGAATTGGTTGAAGCTGTTGAAGTTCGTACTGAAGACACTATTTACTTAGTAAAAATTAGTACTAAACTTGCTGACAGAATTGAAAACTACGATGAAGATGACGATTTAGATGTTGATGTAGATGCAATTGCGCCAGTTAAAGGTATAGATCTTGATGATGATATTAGTGACGACGACGATGACGATGATAATCACGACAAACCTGATACTGATGGTGGCGACGATGATGACGATGATGATGATAAAGCAGACACTGATTATGATGAAGAAGACGAAGATGATGAAGATTAATTCATTTTCTTTTGAATAAATAAAAGGAACTCTTTCTGGAGTTCCTTTTTTTATAATAAAACAATACAATTCAACAAATTATATTTTTATTTTTATAGGATTATTTTTACATTTAAATCTTAAACAAAAAATATATGCCTATGACATCAGAAATTCTACACGCTACATTAAAAGAAAATTTTGGTTTTGAAAAATTCAGACCTAATCAAGAAACTATAATCAACACTGTATTATCAGGACAAGATGCTTTGGCAATTATGCCAACAGGTGGAGGAAAATCAATCTGTTTTCAGCTTCCTGCTTTAATCTTGCCCGGAATTACCATTGTAATATCACCTCTGATTGCTTTAATGAAAGATCAAGTAGATAGTCTGAAAACAAACGGAATTTCTGCTTGTTATATTAATAGCACACAATCATCACAAGAACAGCAATATTATATAGACAATTTAAAATCAAATCATTTTAAATTGGTTTACGTAGCACCAGAAAGCCTTTCTTATCTGGATATAGCTTTCAGTGAATTGAATATCAGTTTAATAGCAATTGACGAAGCGCATTGCATCTCGTCTTGGGGGCACGATTTTAGACCTGCCTATACTAATTTAGGATATCTAAAAAGCCGCTTCCCTTCTACTCCAATCTTAGCATTAACTGCTACAGCTGATAAAGCGACTCGAACAGACATATCCAAACAATTGAATCTTAAGAATCCGAAAACATTCATAGCTTCTTTTGATCGTAAAAATCTAAGTCTTGAAGTTCGTCCAGCTTTGGATCGGGTGAAACAAATAATTGATTTTATTGAAAACAAACCCAATGAATCTGGAATCATTTATTGTTTGAGCCGTAAAGCAACAGAAGAGCTTGCCGAAAAATTGAGAAAAAACGGAATTGAAGCGAAAGCATATCATGCTGGTTTAGATAATGAAACTCGCGCTAAAACTCAAGATCAATTTATAAATGATGATTGTCAGGTCGTTTGCGCAACAATTGCTTTCGGAATGGGAATTGATAAATCTAATGTTCGTTGGGTGATTCATTACAATCTTCCGAAAAACATAGAAGGCTATTACCAGGAAATTGGACGTGCCGGCCGTGATGGCCTTCCAGCCGAAACAGTTTTGTTTGAAAGTTATGCAGATGTGATTCAGTTGCAGAAATTTGCTTCTGAAGGATTGAACTCAGATATTCAACTTGCAAAATTAGATCGTAT from Flavobacterium sp. KACC 22763 includes these protein-coding regions:
- the recQ gene encoding DNA helicase RecQ, which encodes MTSEILHATLKENFGFEKFRPNQETIINTVLSGQDALAIMPTGGGKSICFQLPALILPGITIVISPLIALMKDQVDSLKTNGISACYINSTQSSQEQQYYIDNLKSNHFKLVYVAPESLSYLDIAFSELNISLIAIDEAHCISSWGHDFRPAYTNLGYLKSRFPSTPILALTATADKATRTDISKQLNLKNPKTFIASFDRKNLSLEVRPALDRVKQIIDFIENKPNESGIIYCLSRKATEELAEKLRKNGIEAKAYHAGLDNETRAKTQDQFINDDCQVVCATIAFGMGIDKSNVRWVIHYNLPKNIEGYYQEIGRAGRDGLPAETVLFESYADVIQLQKFASEGLNSDIQLAKLDRMKQYADAVSCRRKILLSYFGELVTENCGNCDICKNPPTFFDGTILAQKALSAIVRLKESEPLAVIVDFLRGSRNAYIYEKNYQELKTYGIGADVSWYDWNQYLIQLINLGYCEIAFHQHNKILLTPFAKKVLFEGEKVKLTTVVKKTIDKSEAKEAKPKAAKNSLFETLRKLRYEIALEEEVPAYVIFSDASLRQMEILRPMSDEEFLAVEGVGKAKLEKYGADFIKAIIEFERNKSVVKKEKKDNTYKKTLELFQNGISVEEIAEQRDLSPTTIISHLAKLYVDGHDLDLSQFVSEDEILQIEKAQIELENPNALRPYYDFFEEKMSYDKIRFGLAFLERKLK
- a CDS encoding DNA primase, whose amino-acid sequence is MKRVIVDYAKLTNEILNLLVEKFPDGYDDSDVIRFRNAKNELVEAVEVRTEDTIYLVKISTKLADRIENYDEDDDLDVDVDAIAPVKGIDLDDDISDDDDDDDNHDKPDTDGGDDDDDDDDKADTDYDEEDEDDED